The following are encoded together in the Diabrotica undecimpunctata isolate CICGRU chromosome 7, icDiaUnde3, whole genome shotgun sequence genome:
- the LOC140446014 gene encoding uncharacterized protein, with translation MKILLSLLLIILYDTKTQAQVCSRPIIKKGHVYIYRTTSKIIVNVMSCVLYDRNGPHYDVSENCVKAFSSGFYIDRNEVVHRLGREEPFLKLEQYTTTAYPLKDEIVLRSGTICRYSRGLCYDPSVNINYAVVWKVEPVIKGMCPDKLEPIFDGRVDIWTLPTNLTYLFYYDLKLDLSFAVRLVDYSVCQNKQLWYIEDNDYVVSFSNFGNQNRRTKTINRPVFPLRSKKLVAEAILKDCDLKIASSDFNLQIQAQYFNDPKYLSAILQVYQNIILNNKHSLVALNSRISTMETIINLNQTVIQHIEMGKSDIPVDKVFVEMLNKNKEFEDSLNAVKVGTLGLSEKANEFSNRMNFLRGAVTVLDVNNKRVEQNVEKFKTETNQKIVDLFGFWKNRGNDIDRLEILIRNLDFKIEVIRYNTSKNFLNTLMLKQETNGLIHELRKDNIILANTIDGIRSHLLKLENSIEGASKIPVNVTNALEKVLEIEKIINQQVDDVTKLKSSIEILVAFKQKYIELNGTVFEKVNMVDNKIENLTNLFNLYKKDHHICNTTLNDTALPDSNEKNNIDMSIINNTISSTINKIQTVLNEQMKSLSKELGELKKEFGEIVEQIARQEAERLKQLEDKLTTDTKHIYSKFNDTEAKFHKAAAELLKNITDLVNSAEKRINDNMRKAKTNVLQEAGLYADVSFVKKKTFDEEIKKIKQYVNVAITNIQQNFTQKLNLENMVKENVEFINDTIKKKVNIYEEKFQKLENNMKDISKVVEKTITDKIEAALLAYKNSSMVCDETVLNLEKNISQKLTDLKLELENSRKTENDKIINKINTLDTKILQTEEIVAKQNTTSQKIDKILDDIRQDKGSLNDKLKTHQSAINNLQNQLADLDKKISGNIEINNHLESINKTLVNNVEFLQKEIKRIENKLDDAHSDTLKFVNKAENEIKTNFNEQSTKISNLTLEINTIKTDIQNKNLASNKADANIDILKENITKCNNKQKESDREIDNLKKEIERIKNDFKQKEESFTNSLSNVQTMLDKKNEEIEEIKTELRKLMTCCTENKNEIKDKGTEIKELKEEFTKTNKELKEQQQKLAGTISDALGTTDVVQPDIQ, from the exons atGAAAATTCTGCTGTCTCTTCTACTAATCATACTATATGATACAAAAACTCAGGCGCAGGTATGTTCCAGACCAATCATAAAGAAAGGACATGTCTATATTTACAGGACCACATCCAAAATTATTGTTAACGTAATGTCTTGTGTATTATATGACAGAAATGGTCCCCACTATGATGTGTCAGAAAACTGCGTAAAAGCATTTTCATCAGGATTCTATATTGACAGAAATGAAGTTGTTCATCGTCTTGGAAGAGAAGAACCTTTTCTTAAATTGGAACAGTATACCACAACTGCGTACCCGTTAAAGGATGAAATAGTTTTAAG GTCTGGAACAATATGTCGATACAGTAGAGGACTCTGCTACGACCCATCAGTTAACATAAACTACGCAGTTGTTTGGAAAGTAGAACCCGTTATAAAAGGCATGTGCCCGGACAAATTGGAACCAATTTTTGATGGTAGAGTAGATATATGGACGTTACCCACAAACTTAACCTATTTGTTTTATTACGATTTAAAATTAGATCTGTCATTTGCAGTCCGGCTGGTAGACTACTCGGTAtgtcaaaataaacaattatggtACATCGAAGATAACGACTATGTAGTGTCTTTTAGCAATTTCGGGAATCAAAATAGACGTACCAAGACTATAAATAGGCCAGTTTTTCCTTTACGTTCCAAAAAGCTAGTGGCAGAAGCTATTCTTAAAGACTGTGACTTAAAAATTGCTTCCTCGGATTTTAATTTGCAAATACAGGCTCAGTATTTTAATGACCCTAAATATCTTAGTGCTATTTTACAGGTATATCAAAACATTATTCTTAATAATAAACATAGTCTTGTTGCTCTAAATTCTCGCATTTCTACAATGGAAACCATTATCAACTTAAACCAAACAGTGATCCAACATATAGAAATGGGAAAATCAGATATACCAGTAGATAAAGTTTTCGTTGAAATgttgaacaaaaataaagagtttGAAGACTCTCTTAATGCTGTTAAAGTTGGTACACTGGGTTTGTCTGAAAAAGCAAATGAGTTTTCAAATCGCATGAATTTTTTGCGTGGTGCTGTAACTGTCTTGGATGTGAACAACAAACGTGTAGAACAAAATGTGGAAAAATTTAAGACTGAAACGAACCAAAAAATTGTAGACTTATTTGGTTTTTGGAAGAACAGAGGTAATGACATTGACAGGTTAGAAATCCTAATAAGAAACCTAGATTTTAAAATAGAAGTTATAAGATACAACActagtaaaaattttttaaatactttaatgCTTAAACAAGAAACAAACGGTTTAATTCATGAACTGCGAAAGGATAATATCATATTGGCAAATACTATAGATGGCATTAGGTCACatttattaaaattagaaaattcgATAGAGGGTGCTAGTAAAATACCTGTTAACGTTACAAATGCTTTAGAAAAGGTACTTGAAATTGAAAAGATCATCAATCAACAAGTAGACGATGTCACAAAGTTGAAAAGTAGCATAGAAATATTAGTggcttttaaacaaaaatatatagagcTGAATGGTACTGTCTTTGAAAAGGTTAATATGGTAGATAACAAGATtgaaaatttaactaatttatttaatttgtacaAAAAAGATCATCATATTTGTAACACAACTTTGAATGATACAGCCTTACCCGATTCAAACGAAAAAAACAACATTGATATGTCTATCATAAATAACACTATATCttcaacaattaataaaattcaaaCTGTTTTAAATGAACAAATGAAAAGTTTGTCGAAAGAGTTAGGTGAATTAAAGAAGGAATTTGGAGAAATTGTGGAACAAATAGCACGGCAAGAAGCAGAGAGACTTAAACAGCTAGAGGACAAATTAACGACCGATACAAAACatatttattcaaaatttaatgaCACAGAAGCTAAGTTTCATAAAGCAGCTGCtgaattacttaaaaatattactgATCTTGTAAACAGTGCTGAGAAAAGAATCAACGACAATATGCGGAAAGCTAAAACAAATGTTTTACAAGAAGCAGGTCTTTATGCTGATGTCTCATTTGTAAAGAAGAAAACATttgacgaagaaataaaaaaaattaagcagTATGTAAATGTCGCAATAACTAATATACAGCAAAATTTTACACAGAAATTAAATCTTGAAAATATGGTTAAGGAAAATGTTGAGTTTATAAACGACACTATAAAAAAGAAGGTAAATATTTATgaagaaaaatttcaaaaattagaaaataatatGAAAGATATATCTAAAGTTGTTGAGAAAACTATAACGGATAAAATTGAAGCAGCTTTATTAGCCTATAAAAACTCTAGTATGGTATGTGATGAAACAGTTCTTAATTTAGAGAAAAACATAAGCCAAAAATTGACTGATCTAAAACTGGAGCTAGAAAATTCTAGAAAAACAGAAAACGATAAaatcataaacaaaataaatacacTAGATACAAAAATTTTACAAACAGAAGAAATTGTTGCAAAACAGAATACGACCTCgcaaaaaattgataaaatactTGATGACATAAGGCAAGATAAAGGCTCTTTAAACGATAAACTCAAAACGCACCAAAGCGCTATAAATAATCTTCAAAACCAATTGGCCGATTTAGACAAAAAAATTTCAGGTAACATCGAAATAAATAATCATCTAGAATCCATTAATAAAACTTTAGTAAACAATGTAGAATTTTTGcagaaagaaattaaaagaattgaaaataaattagatgATGCACATTCTGATACATTGAAATTTGTGAATAAAGCGgaaaatgaaattaaaacaaatttcaacgAACAATCAACTAAGATCAGTAATTTAACTTTAGAaattaatacaattaaaacaGATATACAGAACAAAAATTTGGCATCAAATAAAGCTGATGCAAACATTGACATTCTTAAAGAAAATATAACCAAGTGCAATAATAAGCAAAAAGAAAGTGACCGTGaaattgataatttaaaaaaagaaatagaacgAATAAAAAATGACTTTAAACAAAAAGAAGAGTCGTTTACAAACTCTTTGTCGAATGTACAGACAATGTTAGACaagaaaaatgaagaaattgaGGAAATAAAAACAGAACTACGCAAATTAATGACTTGTTGCACggaaaacaaaaatgaaataaaagataAAGGAACTGAGAttaaagaacttaaagaagagtTTACTAAAACTAATAAGGAGCTCAAAGAGCAACAGCAAAAGTTAGCAGGTACGATATCTGATGCATTAGGTACAACAGATGTTGTTCAACCggatattcaataa